In Scyliorhinus canicula chromosome 18, sScyCan1.1, whole genome shotgun sequence, a single window of DNA contains:
- the LOC119952917 gene encoding taste receptor type 2 member 13-like: protein MDELIVVSVVLLFSVFGLMINLFILITMMQQHKKGGLNPTQLIVSNLAVANIIAIIVVVARMAIEPVYIFCGAQQKIVDICHILSHSMNFWMSSFLCFFYCLKIVSVHRPSAMKLVQFISRRTGPLVASIFTLSCCLGALDCYLMNTGPSCYYQNGTYHFQEMNNSLSTLNYAEMADLDVYIDLILGAILPAFWMSISCFWIVFVLCKHRRPSQRLVTSVIHRKQDRHTRIISMIICLYLLFLFILFIRMLVLLCAIFNSPRCFYAMGELFLFSFLYDSFFYAIGNAIIVVFGICKLRDKMLHIFRMCPVPSQSDLAENGGDAAPTRPGLPGKGRLQNLKKESDP, encoded by the coding sequence ATGGATGAGTTGATCGTGGTCTCTGTTGTCTTGCTCTTCAGTGTGTTTGGATTAATGATCAACCTCTTCATCCTGATCACTATGATGCAGCAACACAAGAAAGGCGGCCTGAACCCCACACAGCTCATTGTTTCCAACCTTGCTGTTGCCAATATAATCGCCATAATTGTCGTGGTGGCCAGGATGGCAATAGAACCCGTGTATATTTTCTGTGGGGCCCAGCAGAAGATCGTTGACATCTGCCATATATTATCCCATTCAATGAACTTTTGGATGAGCAGTTTCCTCTGTTTCTTCTACTGTTTGAAAATTGTCAGCGTCCATCGGCCCAGCGCAATGAAACTGGTGCAATTCATCAGCAGAAGAACGGGTCCTCTGGTCGCCTCAATATTCACGCTCAGCTGTTGCCTCGGAGCTTTGGATTGTTACCTTATGAATACAGGTCCCAGTTGCTATTATCAAAATGGAACATATCATTTCCAGGAAATGAACAACTCACTCTCAACACTGAATTATGCAGAGATGGCAGACTTGGATGTTTATATTGATCTTATCCTGGGAGCTATCCTCCCTGCATTCTGGATGTCCATCAGCTGTTTCTGGATCGTCTTTGTGCTCTGCAAACACAGGAGACCTTCTCAGAGACTTGTGACTAGTGTCATACATCGTAAACAAGATCGGCACACTCGCATAATATCCATGATCATTTGTCTTTATCTTCTATTTCTTTTCATCCTCTTTATAAGGATGCTGGTGCTTTTGTGTGCAATTTTCAACTCTCCCAGATGTTTCTATGCTATGGGAGAGTTGTTCCTGTTTTCCTTTTTATACGACTCCTTTTTCTACGCTATCGGTAACGCCATTATCGTTGTTTTCGGCATTTGTAAGCTTCGTGATAAGATGCTTCACATCTTCAGAATGTGCCCTGTTCCCTCGCAATCTGACCTTGCAGAAAATGGTGGAGACGCAGCTCCAACGCGCCCTGGGCTTCCAGGCAAGGGGCGATTACAAAATCTTAAAAAGGAGAGTGACCCATGA